DNA from Thunnus maccoyii chromosome 5, fThuMac1.1, whole genome shotgun sequence:
TTGCATTAGTAGTctttattcattaattcattagttcacataaattatttattttctggaGTCTAGTTTTATAAAATAACTATTTTAAGttaaacatacataaacatatataacaaataacaaatataacattATTTACCGCTACTTAAAATCATTTGTTAATACAAGTAATGTCTTTTCTtctaatttaattaattatacCATGTTGATTTTGAGATAATTGTATTAAATACATTCTGTTTCAACAAAATTGTATGGAAGGGAAGAaattaaacaatacatttcaatGTTCCAATTGTTGACAAAACATTGCAAGGTAAcacttcaaatgttttattatagcAATAATAAACCTTGGATACGGCCCCTCATTAAACTTAAATCAGTTCttacataatacaaaataacaagCACCTGTTCAACGTTTCCTTTGTATCATTGGTGACAACGAGGAATGAAACCACGTGAGgcttttgtgttgtattttctcAAACTTGCAAAGGATTGGAGGGACTACTGGGGTCAAAGAGGAGACAATAACAATATGGTGAAGAGGCACGAGGTTGTAGTGAACAATTAATGCTGCCAAAAGATCAAAAGCAGCCATAGCTTCTCATAGTAGACTTGACAtagcatttcttttcttttcagtgtttgtaaCTTGGGTTTTAGTTCACTGTGGCTCAACATGAGAAACTTGATGGATGAACTGGAGTGCAAGCTTCATAGACTAGGGGTAGATGAATTGCAGTGCAAGTCCAAACAGAATGCACAGAGCTTTCAGCAGGTCTTGAATGTCATCCACAAAGACCTTTCCCTCAATGATGATCTCCAACGAGTCCGGGCTGAAATGCAGGGAAGATGAGAGCACAACACGTTCATGCTCAACGAGGAGAATCCTAATGTCAAGGTGGCGGAGTGAGTCATCTTCATCAGATACctaaagaaaagaacagaatgAACATGAGAGCACAttcatcataaataaataataaatatcataaataacCACCAATTATGTTAAGCAACACAGCCTAGTCACAGGAGAGTCAGACACATGAGTGAAAGTGTGAATGTTATGATTGCTGGAGTAGATTAAGCAATCAGATCACTCAAAGAGCTTAGAAAGTGCTGTTGCTATTAAGGTTTTCCAGTGTAAATTTTTTACACTGGTTTGAGCTCCACAAAAGAACAACTAGAAAGATAGGGGAGATGGAGGTGGACTGGAAACCTCACCAAATCACACAGAAACTAAGTAAACAACCGTAGAGAAATATATTGCCTTACCTTGTTATGTATAATCTGGAGAGTAACAGCTGCCAGcatcagcacaaacacagacagaacgAGACAAGGAGCAGCCATCCTgaagtatgtgtgtttattcccTTTACAGCGTAGCAGTAAGTAACAGTCTCAGTTTAGCTGTATCAGCCTGttctctctgctgtgtggaCTTGTACTCCATCTACATCAACCTTATATACAGGAGCGGAGAAGCCAAGGGAAGACCCCTGGATCAGCCTTTGGAAATTTACTGAAATGTCTGTGTCAATGATGGTGACACTGACTTGGACTTGTACTCCATCTACATCCACATTATATACAGGAGCAGAGAAGCCAAGGACGGAAGACCCCCTGGATCAGCCTTTGGAACTGATGTGTTGGTATCACTGTTTGACGGTGCTTACCAGTGGGAGTTTCTCGTGTGTGggtttttactgtgtgtgtgtccatctcaCTTCCCTAAATGTTCTGTGGTGAACCCTGCGACCACTTTTAATAATGAGGAGTTGATGCAACAATGCTGGTGATTTTCTTACATCATGGACTTTTTACACTCTAGGTGAGTGAAAGCATTAGCAGAAGAGAAAGGTTACGTAAACCACATGATGAAAACCATATGTGCAAAGTAAATTCATGTGTCATTGCTTTACAATCAGTATGCAATGATGTATAACCACAGATGAAATAGAGACTAAAACTTTGAGAGCAGGTATGtgaatctaatctaattaaCATGAAAAGAGGTAGCAATCagactttttttccatttatatatacactgtaaaaaacttACTGTGAAattcacagtaattaactgGTAGCCATTGacaagtaacttactgtaaaaaaaaatcagttattattctattaataattttattgattttaataattaacgattatcattgataatcgttaattattgctgatagccaaacttgtagccacggCCCAACAATAttaattagattagattcaCATACCTGCTCTGCTTCATGTATGTGAATCTAATTAACATGAAAAGAGGTAGCAATCACTTTTGACTCTGCAAAAGAACagtattaaatatgtttttgtacaaaatcCCAACTTTAAATTTccatttatatatacatataatactGAACATTTTGAAATAGGCAGAAGATTCAATACTCTGAGGCAAGTTGATAATGGGGAAATGACTTATTTCATTTGTAttcaaaacaacaatgaactgcACAGTAAAACCAGTTTGAGGATTCTCAAAGGTTTTCACAAAGCTTACCTTACAACAATAATATCATCAACCTGAGGATAAAGAtgttattttgaaagtttgaactAAATCAGTGGCTCCCAACCTCGTCttgctctgtctgtgtttgtgctgatgCTGGCAGCCGTCACTCTCAGTGAAGGTAAGAGCTCGACAATAACATgttcattcagtgtttgtgagagagactgggaattgtatcatattttaaaatgtttatcatCAAGTCATCCACCTTTGATATCATGAATAGGATTGAGTCTGATTGATATTTTGTAGAATTAATCACTTCTATCTATACTGCTTGTATAGGAGGAATTTAAGCTGAGCTTGAAGTAACAATCCCAAattgttaaattttaaaatgttttctgtgtataGTATCATTTCTATATTATCATGTTGGAGCTCCCTCAACAAATTAGAATACAAAATGCCATACTTAGATTCACATGTCAACTTGACAGCTCTGATTTGGGGTCTTGAGTTTTTTTTGCcctaaaaacaaagacacaggcCATTAAAGCTGCATATCAATCTTTttttgtgacaaattaaaggaaaaactggtccaggtctgaatgcttgacccctacagtgaggggatctggtggctctgtcatgctgtggggggcattttgctgacatggtttgagtccacttgtccccttagagggaagggtcactgcaaatcaatacaaagttgttttgaGTGATCACgtttatcctatgatgaatcatttctatcctgatgggagtggtctcttccaggatgacaatgccccaattcacaggacacaaggggtcactgaatggtttgatgaatatgaaaatgatatgaatcatattacattttttttacattttaattttttcatttaacagacgcttttatccaaagcgacgtacatatgagactgatacaacacaagcagggatctagtcaggagacaacagCACGAGTAATTGCCATAAAACTTAAGTTTGGAACCCAGAGGAcatagatgccaacaggcagtgcaacaaggcaatgcatagagtgcatagattGCATAgaagcatgttttgttttttggggttttttttgtttttttgttttttctctacctacattccatcaagtgcagaggtgttcgtgaaagagctgggtctttagtcttttctcaaagattgagagggactccGCAGATCGAGTTTGGTAACTTGTTCCACCaccagggaactacagaggagaagagtctagctagtgacttagggccctgttgtggtaccAGGCGTCAAACAATTTTTTATACTACTGTAGTTGAaaccactgcttcagcttaccataaaataattactgagaccATATGAGTGTAATAACTTAGCAGAATGTATTTAGGGTCTCATAGCAGTTTACTACttacatccagttatttgtatgaattgctgTACTGGAGCATAGCTATCCTTATTATACTTAAAATAATCACAAAGTATCTTTATCTTATTTCCTTACATACCttatagacatgaaattaaaggaaacttacacttccattaaaatgaaatggatagttataaatgcaaaacaaattgAACCCTGGTAACAAATCAGTATCAGTAAAGAGTCAAATCAGGTAGTCATTTCTGAGTCCTTGGACTAGTACAACCTAAACtgtcttcaatttttttttttttaaagtgtctcTTTTAGTAGGAATCCAAAGGGGacctttaattgtctttaattggaaaattaaatactaaaagttgtccaggaggttTTGTATCAACAGGTGTCAGTTCCTCTCCAAGGGAAGAAGCTGTTCCTCTTCATCTGAAGTCCACctcaaagctaacaggagaatatCACATAAGCAGGTGATTTGAGGCTAGTGATTGCAGAGAGTGAGCAACTAGCTCTCACAGGCCACAGCTACAACCATCTGAACCCTTTTTAAGCTCATTAATAAATCGTAATATTAACGTTACTGTGGTCTAGCTttaatacacaatatacacTATAGCTCATTTTAActtatattaaatgtaaaatacacattACTCCCTGACATAAGGAGTAAAACTATGAAGCAACATATTCCTTTGACATTTAGCTTAAAACAGCATGAACtatgtgagtttacattctggacacaAAGGTAACTTGTACAAACTTCTTGCCAATGTCCGCCTGGTATGGTGGTTAATTAGCGATTAGTTTAACTCACGATTAgcgattagcatgctaataaacattaatttggtCGTTAAGACTTTACCATAAGGCAGGCAACACATTGCcataagacagacagatgttacacATCTTAACTATGAATGCTCACCTTTGTCTATGACTATTTAAAAACGACAATAGAAGTGACTAAAAACCAAATTTGCCACCTGACTTACATTTAGGATagcatatttaatttattttcaatgaTGTTAGCTGAACTGACACATCACATAACaagacaaagttacaaaacatTACTAACTAGTTAAATAGCTGTTTCATACCTCTAATCTGTTATCATCTGTTATCACAGCCAGCAGCGAGTGACAGAAGTACCAATGCTGAATACACAAACGTAACTTTACTGTACTTCAACCTTTACTCTTCCCTGGCCTGGTGGGTTGGTCaaatggctgtgattggctggatggCTGTTCAATTAATCTATCTTGACCAATACGTTTTTCATGTATGGAAAACTTAGTTTCGTTGCATCACTAACTACCAAAGGAAAAATTGGGGGAATGGAGttatgtttctgtgaaagtgcGGGTGTCACAACACCCGTAACACCAACGGCTGCGATGCCCCTGCCTGAAACCGTGTTTTATCAAATAACAAATCTAAATAACAGAGTAACACACATCAAGAGTTTTTTCTGTATCACAATGGAACAACTGAACAATAGCACAATCTCTTCGATCGAAAAATGGCATCAAATTTAGCTTCCTGCAGGCCCACAGGACATGGAAAAAGGGAACAAGAGAAAAGGGACCAACAGATGATGTCTGTGACTGTGACGATGTCTGTGACTGTGATGATGCATGTGACTGCGTGTTTGTCGTATGTTGCTGAGTTGTtcattcacagctgtgtgtttgcaggtttGCGCGGTTCTGGTTTAAAGAAATGCTGCTTTCGTTTCAATGAGAAACCAGTGCCTAAAGGCCGAGTGGTCAGCTACATCAGGACCAGCCAGCAGTGCTCCAACCCTGCTGTGTTGTAAGTAAACAACCGTAGAGAAATATATTGCCAATCACTGTATCTTCACCAGAAGGACTCAACCTGACCCACTTGTTCATTTGTATGTTCAGGCTGAAGACAGAGGCAGGTCGTCAGCTGTGTGTCAGACCATCAGCTCCTTGGGTGAAGGAGCTCATCAGCCACCTGGATGCCAAACTTGTCCCATGGGAGACATCCAACCTGTAACCGTGGCAACACCACTATCAGAGCCTCCAGTGAACAAAATCTGGCTGGTTAATGTGGAATAATACTGCAGCTTTTCAAACTATAACTTTTCAAGTAAGAGGTGTTAAATGCAAATATGTTACTATCCCCACTGTAACATCTGCAGGTGGATAATCAGAAGCTAAACAGCAGCTCTCTGTCTATCTATGTgcaaaatatatacaaaatattcTTATATCTTGTAACATGCTCTGATAAGATTTGCTGAGATAAgttgtatttatatacatacaatGTTGTTAAGATGCCATTTTTATAATTGTGACATTTCCAtcatattttctacattttattaGGTAGAGAAATGTAGTGTATTTTATTATACAAAAAGTATGTTTTGCTTATGGTATTAATACAACACTCAAAGTCAGACCGTCAACACTGTGAACTACTGTTGTAATTTGAATTGACTTACAGAAACTACATTTGCTGTAGAAGAACAAAGCCTCCCAACTCCACTTGGTTTCATCAGTAGAGTATAAGCTATTGGCTACACCACTATTTCTAGACTGAACCACTGACAGTTCCGTGTCTTGTTTTTTATACATAAGATGTTTGTATTTACAGTCATGTTTTAAACTCAGTTACCTGTAAGGATATGTAACCAATTTGacagttatttatttctctATGCTCATGCTACTAATCTGATCCCATTGAATTAAAGCAAGATGACATGGCAGAGTTTGGTTCTGTGTGGTTTTCTCTCTTCTAGTTTCTAATTATAGCTGCTATTTATTTAACAATCTAGGTGTTGATTCCCTTTTTAATGTTACATAAACTAGAGTGTGGAAGCAGAAATGCTGAAGAGGTGAAGACATACAAAGAAACACTTGAGACTGCAAATAAGCTTGAAACATTTTCTCAAGCtgttattttgcattttgaagGACCTGGTCTGGACTCTATGAGTCTTACACTACTGAGTGAGCTTAGATATGCAGGATCCTTAATGTCTGATAACACTGGATACCTCAGAAGGACTGAAGTAATGACTTTTTGGCTTCTGAGtcaaaaactcattttttaaagtCAGACTATGTATCTTTGTGAAGAAGAGATAACACGTTCCTCTTCCTACAAATCAAAAGATtaattcataagcaataaaacacactctTAACTGAGCACAGTTAAGTACACACAGGATTTTGTCACTAAAACCTTACTGGTCTGGTATGACTGGTAACTTATGATGGCTAAAGTTAGCTAACTTTAGATGTCACTGTATAAGCaacattactgagtcagttcACTGACACTGTTCCACTACAGTTTATCATTTAAATGACTTGAAATACCACATATATTTACAGTTGCTCCTTTTCggcaaaagttacatagtttcattttaaagtttaaaacaaactttaaaacaaattgacatattttcatttgatttaatacATCCGTATTGAAAATATACATTCCCATACATGTTTGAAATactttgtaaaatatatataaagattcaattttgaacagttttgtattttttacatgtatgtaaataaatatattttaatatttgatatggTGTAAAGGACAGTAAAGGGTGGAAACGTTTAGTA
Protein-coding regions in this window:
- the LOC121897368 gene encoding monocyte chemotactic protein 1B-like, which produces MDFLHSSGSQPRLALSVFVLMLAAVTLSEGLRGSGLKKCCFRFNEKPVPKGRVVSYIRTSQQCSNPAVLLKTEAGRQLCVRPSAPWVKELISHLDAKLVPWETSNL